TTTGCCTGAGAGATTCCTGGGTGGTTGCTCCTTCGGCGCTACGATAGTTTGTAGTCTCTCCCGTATTTGAGAATAATCTACCAGATGTATGTCAGAGTCAATTAATAATTTTTTCTTTTTTATCAGACAAAAGCAACGATGAAAACTGAAGCAAAACAGCAAATAGAATAATTGCACCTCCAATTAATGTAAATAATGATGCCCGTTCACCTGCAAATAGAAAAGCCCAAAAGGGCCCTAAAACAGATTCGGATAGCATAATTACTCCAACCATTGCTGAAGGAGTGCTACGAGCACCGATGGTAATGAATATAAAACCAAAACCAACTTGAAAAAAGCCTGCTAAGAAACCTAAAAATATATCATTAGGTGAAACCATTAAATTATGTGAATAGTAAATACATACACTTAACCCTATTAAGCAAGAGCTTACTCCAGCAACAAATTGAGCAGGAATCATGTCTACTGTAGGAAATTTTCTTACAATCATGATTAAGACCGCAAATGTGATAGGCATTGTAAATGCAGCTAAATTTCCTGAAAGGTTACCTGGTCTAAGATCATTACCAACCATTAAGGTAACTCCTGTTATTGCTAATATTATTGAAACTAGAGTTATTGTTGAAATTTTTTCTTTTAAAAATAAGTAACCAAAAATTGCAAGAAATAAAATTTGTAATGAGATTATAAAATTAGTATTTGCAACTGATGTGTTAGACATTGCATATACATAACCGCAAAATCCGAATGACAATACAATACCCCCAAAAAAACCTGGTAATCCCGATTTATAGAAAGAGCTTAAAGTTTTCTTTTTATAAGTAATTATTAAAAAAGCTAAGACTGTAAGCGTAAAAAATAAAGATCTCCAAAAAAGAATTTGCCACTCTGTAGAACCTTCAAATTTTTTTACAATAAGCCCACCAAAACTTAAACTTAAAGCACCCATAAAAATCAGTAATGGACCTGGAATTTTATTAATTACATTCATTTAAATATCTATTTGTATCTTCTGTGTATGCTTTAAATATATTCTGAGCTTCTTCAAGACTTACTTCCTTAAAGTTTATTTTTGTTCCAGGAGTTAATTGTCCAACTAAATCAAGATCAGCAGTAATAACTACACCGATCTTTGGATATCCTCCGACTGTTCCATGATCCGACATCATTATTATTGGATTACCGTCAGCAGGTACCTGAATAACTCCTCTAACTAAACCTTCTGAT
The nucleotide sequence above comes from Candidatus Pelagibacter giovannonii. Encoded proteins:
- a CDS encoding DMT family transporter encodes the protein MNVINKIPGPLLIFMGALSLSFGGLIVKKFEGSTEWQILFWRSLFFTLTVLAFLIITYKKKTLSSFYKSGLPGFFGGIVLSFGFCGYVYAMSNTSVANTNFIISLQILFLAIFGYLFLKEKISTITLVSIILAITGVTLMVGNDLRPGNLSGNLAAFTMPITFAVLIMIVRKFPTVDMIPAQFVAGVSSCLIGLSVCIYYSHNLMVSPNDIFLGFLAGFFQVGFGFIFITIGARSTPSAMVGVIMLSESVLGPFWAFLFAGERASLFTLIGGAIILFAVLLQFSSLLLSDKKEKIIN